A single region of the Chionomys nivalis chromosome 5, mChiNiv1.1, whole genome shotgun sequence genome encodes:
- the LOC130874559 gene encoding gamma-interferon-inducible protein 16-like has product MSEYKKIVLLKGLEYMEDYHFRIIKSLLRRDLHLSERKQSDYDRIQIADLMEDTFPKDAGLCKLIGFCQENKDFKYLVEDLKAEEAKVEKQKKGKNKTAVEGKQGEPSSAHGLCSSNAPSSEEKQTAESENGKKRKLKQEQTQSLEPSGGNTQKDEGCLQTFQKPPTPSSNSSNKKQKTTNTKKQSTLKTDDWQNKHQLLGLSASSNSSAAWEGQTLQGLAATASSSLNTPQTSPETCDSLKISQGSPAPPCQSLLTSPVSDSSIHPNSPVTLTQSNRVQSPYVPSSTASSNVWVPSVSSETVSSSLSAPQMSPVAGSISAQSHHLLTSAAFKSMQGSHSPQVAASTSVQTTTEPSATMKSKAWVIKMPPATASSSAQIPRAPPEAVSGNVYTSQISQRTMSSSVQLLNSVTVKVPKNAQVPGPLATVPGHFPATLPSPATASSSLQASKVLPPSTSNILPDPQAPISVLTRRAQITEMHPGAASTFIQAPHAPPLTVSRSLCPTLVPQGVASSTGQALPCPKVKAPTFALAPQMPSATTSESLLTPRESPATAINVLHDPLRSPATTSSISCRTPRRGNIPKEPAKEEGYQQGPKEVMVLKVTEPFTYDLVDDKRMFHATVATENEFYRVKIFDPVLKNKFIPNKIIAISNYFGSNGFLEIRETAYVSDVDKNRTMNISKTLRKRANATPKIRDLFSQAQGTYVNGEFVVYKKTESNSSIYYGIEDDTGIMEVEVNGKLTSIKCEPGQKLRLVCFELSSSKDKWQLKSVRHSYIQVINVRKNVLQA; this is encoded by the exons ATGAGTGAATACAAAAAAATTGTTCTTCTAAAAGGATTAGAGTATATGGAAGACTACCACTTTAGAATAATTAAGTCCTTACTAAGAAGAGATCTACACCTGTCTGAAAGGAAGCAAAGTGATTATGACAGAATTCAGATTGCTGACCTGATGGAGGATACATTCCCAAAAGATGCTGGACTCTGCAAACTGATAGGATTTTgtcaagaaaataaagattttaaatacCTTGTTGAAGATCTtaaagcagaggaagcaaaag ttgaaaaacaaaagaaaggaaagaacaaaactgCAGTGGAAGGAAAGCAAGGGGAGCCCAGCAGTGCCCATGGTCTTTGCTCCAGTAATGCACCCTCTTCAGAG gaaaaacaaactgcAGAAAGTGAAAATGGCAAAAAAAGGAAGCTTAAACAAGAGCAGACTCAGTCTCTAGAACCTTCAGGAGGGAACACACAGAAAGATGAAGGTTGTCTCCAGACTTTTCAGAAGCCTCCAACACCATCCagcaattcctccaacaag aaacagaaaaccacaaacacCAAAAAACAGAGTACTCTAAAGACAGATGATTGGCAGAACAAACACCAGCTTCTAGGATTGTCAGCCAGCAGCAACTCCTCAGCTGCATGGGAAGGCCAGACTCTTCAGGGGCTCGCGGCAACAGCTTCTAGCAGCCTCAACACTCCCCAGACATCTCCAGAAACATGTgactctttaaaaatatctcaagGCTCTCCAGCACCACCCTGCCAAAGTTTGCTAACATCTCCAGTATCAGACTCTAGCATCCATCCGAACTCTCCTGTGACCCTTACACAATCCAATCGTGTCCAATCTCCTTATGTACCTTCATCAACAGCATCCAGTAATGTCTGGGTCCCTAGTGTGTCTTCAGAAACGGTGTCCAGTTCTCTCAGTGCTCCTCAGATGTCTCCAGTAGCAGGGTCCATCAGTGCCCAGAGCCATCACCTACTTACATCAGCAGCATTCAAAAGCATGCAGGGTTCTCACAGTCCTCAAGTAGCAGCATCCACAAGTGTCCAAACCACTACAGAGCCTTCAGCAACAATGAAAAGCAAAGCCTGGGTCATAAAGATGCCTCCAGCAACAGCATCCAGCAGTGCTCAGATTCCCCGTGCTCCTCCAGAAGCAGTGTCCGGGAATGTTTACACCAGTCAGATATCTCAAAGAACAATGTCCAGTAGCGTTCAGCTTCTTAACTCTGTTACAGTAAAAGTGCCCAAGAATGCCCAGGTCCCAGGTCCCTTAGCAACAGTACCTGGTCATTTCCCAGCTACTTTACCATCACCAGCAACAGCTTCTAGTAGTCTCCAGGCTTCCAAGGTACTTCCACCATCAACATCCAACATTCTTCCAGATCCTCAGGCACCTATATCAGTACTGACAAGGAGAGCCCAGATCACTGAAATGCATCCAGGAGCAGCATCCACCTTCATCCAGGCTCCTCATGCTCCTCCACTGACAGTGTCCAGAAGTTTGTGCCCCACTCTAGTGCCTCAAGGAGTAGCATCCAGTACTGGTCAGGCTCTTCCCTGTCCTAAAGTAAAGGCACCTACATTTGCCCTGGCTCCCCAGATGCCTTCAGCAACAACATCTGAAAGTCTCCTAACTCCAAGGGAGTCTCCAGCAACAGCAATCAATGTTCTCCATGATCCTCTGAGGTCTCCAGCAACTACAAGCAGCATTTCATGCAGG aCACCAAGGAGGGGAAACATACCAAAGGAACCTGCTAAGGAAGAAGGATACCAACAAGGTCCCAAAGAAGTGATGGTTTTGAAAGTAACAGAACCATTTACTTATGATTTGGTTGATGACAAAAGGATGTTCCATGCCACAGTGGCGACTGAGAACGAATTCTACAGAGTGAAGATTTTTGATCCAGTTCTAAAGAACAAGTTCATTCCAAATAAGATTATTGCCATATCAAATTATTTTGGCTCAAATGGGTTTCTGGAAATTCGCGAAACTGCCTATGTGTCTGATGTAGACAAGAACAGAACCATGAATATCtcaaaaacactgaggaaaaGAGCCAATGCGACTCCTAAAATTAGGGATCTTTTCTCACAGGCACAGGGGACATATGTGAATGGAGAGTTTGTGGTATATAAG AAAACTGAGAGTAATTCCTCCATTTACTATGGAATTGAAGATGATACAGGGATAATGGAAGTGGAGGTCAATGGAAAATTGACCAGTATAAAGTGTGAGCCAGGCCAAAAACTTCGACTCGTCTGTTTTGAATTGTCCTCGAGCAAAGATAAATGGCAGCTGAAGTCTGTAAGACATAGTTACATACAG GTCATCAATGTCAGAAAAAACGTCCTTCAAGCCTGA